Proteins encoded together in one Pseudomonadota bacterium window:
- a CDS encoding amino acid permease, which yields MLPILAGFFVHNRSWRNMGPWHLGIWFKPLALLSTFASFAIVCIGIQPPNEKAGYAVLALTIFLIVFWFTVARHCFQGPPISLKQMQEK from the coding sequence CATGCTGCCTATCCTTGCAGGATTTTTTGTGCATAACAGAAGCTGGAGAAATATGGGCCCTTGGCATCTTGGAATTTGGTTTAAGCCATTGGCATTATTAAGCACGTTCGCTTCTTTTGCGATTGTTTGCATCGGCATCCAACCGCCCAATGAAAAAGCTGGTTATGCTGTGCTTGCACTCACCATCTTTCTGATTGTGTTCTGGTTTACAGTAGCAAGGCACTGTTTTCAAGGCCCCCCTATTTCCCTGAAACAAATGCAGGAGAAATAA
- a CDS encoding SDR family oxidoreductase yields MNLSGNTVLVTGGATGIGLAVARHFYENGSTVILCGRRKDALMQAQKQSPKMIVHQCDVSKAPERVALLDFIRKDFPAMNILINNAGIQRRIHIAEPDLWSDTQSEIATNLEAPIHLAQLFLPHLMQRENPAIINVTSGLSFSPLAIVPVYCATKAALHSFTLSLRHQLVKTAVKVVELVPPAVNTDLGGPGLHTFGVDVNEFADSVMKRIAAGELEVGFGISEITRSASRPELEAIFKRMNVKP; encoded by the coding sequence ATGAACTTGAGCGGAAATACAGTCTTGGTGACGGGCGGCGCAACGGGAATTGGTCTCGCCGTGGCCAGGCATTTTTATGAAAATGGCAGCACTGTGATCCTGTGCGGAAGGCGCAAGGACGCCTTGATGCAAGCCCAAAAACAGTCCCCGAAAATGATTGTTCACCAGTGCGATGTGTCCAAGGCCCCGGAACGGGTCGCGCTACTGGACTTCATCCGCAAGGACTTTCCAGCCATGAATATTCTCATCAATAATGCCGGGATTCAGCGCCGGATTCATATCGCAGAACCAGATTTATGGAGCGATACCCAAAGCGAAATTGCCACGAACCTTGAAGCGCCGATCCACCTGGCGCAGCTTTTTTTACCTCATTTGATGCAACGGGAAAATCCCGCCATCATCAATGTTACCTCCGGCCTTTCGTTTTCGCCCCTGGCCATTGTCCCGGTATATTGCGCGACAAAAGCAGCCCTTCATTCGTTCACCTTGTCCTTGCGGCATCAACTTGTAAAGACCGCCGTCAAAGTGGTTGAACTGGTTCCACCTGCCGTAAATACGGATTTGGGCGGTCCGGGACTTCACACCTTTGGCGTGGATGTGAATGAGTTCGCTGATTCCGTCATGAAGCGCATTGCGGCCGGAGAGCTGGAGGTTGGGTTTGGAATTTCAGAAATAACTCGCTCGGCATCACGCCCTGAACTTGAAGCTATCTTCAAAAGAATGAACGTAAAGCCTTAG